TTGTGATCCATGGAGATAGAATTGAAGCTATGGCAGGAGCCATTGTAGGGGCACTAAATAATATTTTGGTAGCTCACATAGAAGGGGGAGAGGTTTCAGGAACCATAGATGAGTTAATCAGGCACTCGGTCTCCAAGATGAGCCATATTCACTTTGTGTCAAATGAAAAAGCAAAGGATCGTTTGGTTCAGATGGGAGAACAAGAAACTTCCGTTATGGTCATAGGTTCTCCGGATGTAGATTTGATGCTGTCTGAAAATCTCCCAAGTATTGAAAAGGTAAAAGAATATTACAAGATCCCCTTTGATTCTTTTGGACTGGCGATGTTTCATCCTGTGACAACGGAGGTGACTACAATGGCTCAATATGCAAAGGACTTTGTGGATGCAATAATAGATTCTGGGGAGAACATGGTTGTGGTGTTTCCCAACAATGATTTGGGGTCCTCTTTTATCCTAAAGGAATATAAGCGATTGGAAGCCCATGATCGCTTTAGGGTTTTTCCATCCATCCGCTTTGAGTATTTCTTGACTTTGTTGAAAAATGCTCAATTCATGGTTGGAAATTCCAGCGCAGGAATACGAGAGGCACCTTACTATGGAATCCCTGTTGTAAATATTGGAACAAGACAACAAAATAGAGCCTTGCACCAGGATATTATTAATTGTGGCTATGCGAAAAAAGAGATATTGTCTGCCCTAGAGGCCACAAAGGATTGTGACTTCGAAAAAGAGGACCTATTTGGCGATGGGAGAAGTGATCAAATGTTTTTGGAATCACTGAAAAAACCAGCTTTTTGGACCTTATCAAAGCAAAAACGGTTCATCGATTGGATAGGGAAATAGTAATGCTTCCTTGATTTAGAAATTGAAGGCCCTTTTCGGGCCTTTTTTTGTGTCTACTTGGCTTATTAATTGACTAAATAAAAAGCTTTAATTAATTCGATTTTCTACAATTAGAAAAAGAAGTTTAGAATACTTAAAAAAGGGGACAAAATTCCCTTACTTTGGATGGTAAAAGATTAATTTTATACATCAAAGGCGTAAAACAGCTGATGAATGTGTGAAATAAGAGGAACGAAAGCCTTGGGTGGAATGATTGTTGCTTTTTGGCTGCATTAGACCAAAGTTCTTCAAATTATAGAGCAGATTTACGAATTGATTCATACTCGATCATATAAGATGTTTTTCCAAGAGGAAAACAAAGCGATGTTACTTTGTATCAAAGTATTCCTGCTTTGTGTATTCTTATTTTTATCTGTCAAACCATCTTTTTCCCAAACTATCCCAAGAGCAGGCTTTCCGTATTGTGAAGGGTTTTTGAATCCACAATCTGACGATCCAAATAATATTCGCTTTACTGTTGCAAAAGGAGATAAAGTGAATTATGGTGCAAATTCTACTGTGACATTTAATCCAAGAGATATAAAATTTACAGGGAATGGAATTCGACTAGTTGAATCAGAAGATAACCTAAGAGGATATCTTTTTGTTGATTTGCCCTTTTCTCCTACATATGGAATTAAAACTTCTTTTGAATATTTTATTCATACTCCTTCTGCTTATGGTTTAGGAGATGGGTTTAGCTTCTTTTTATTTGATGGAGATATTGATGCAAGTACTTTTGAAATTGGTGGTGTAGGAGGAAGTTTGAGTTATGCGCCTCACGGAGGAAATAATAGTGGTAACCCGTTTTCAGGAACTTATAATTATACATCGGGTGGATTAAAGGGAGGCTACTTAGGAATTGGTTTTGATGTTCTCGGTAATTTCGGGAATTTCCAGGAAAAGAAATTTGGGGGTTTTCATAACCCAGATCAATTCAATTTTAGTACTCCAAATGATGAAATTCGATTTTACCCAAATGCAATTACAATTAGGGGACCTGTTGATCCTGCAGATTTAACTCGTCAAAATGGCAACCCACCTCCAATCATAGATACTACCAATCCAACTTATGATAGCTATCAATTTGTGGATGGAGGAATAGTAAATTATGACCCTTCATATACTTACCCGATTCCATATATTGATGATAGGGCAAAGAATGGTTCAGGTGATTTGTACAATAACCCAACAACCAAATCAGAATATTTTTTGCCAGACAGTGAGATGTTTAATCTTGGGTCAAATTTAGTGCCTTCAAATTTTAATTGTACTACTCGACCGATTGGTTATAGAAAGGTTTTTATTGATTTGGAGCCAACAAATAACCCCGCTGTACCTTATAGGATTTCGGTTTATATTTTAAAAGATAACGATCCAGCTCCAATAAAAATTCTTGATTCTGTAAACTACCCTTATCCAATTGCGGCAGATGCTACTTTGAAATTGGGTTTTGCTGCATCAACGGGCGGTAGTTTTTATAGTGCGATTGATATTAGAAATGTGGCTGCTTTGGTTTCAAGTGTTGGCGATGATAAGAAACCCACGCCACCAGAGTTATTTAAAGAAATATGTGTTGAGGATCAAGATCAAGTTGAATTTCCTTTTTGCGTGACTCTAGCAGATCAAAATACCTTTATCCAGTGTATTCAATTAATGGATGATTTTGAAGCTGCAGATAATGACTTCTCTGATGACTTTTTTAATTGTGAGCAACCAGGTTTCTGTAACCAAAGATGTCTGGATGGCTTGAAATTATTAGAAGTATTCGATGAAAATAATGACTTGATAGGTACCTTTAAAGCTGATTTAAGTGATAATGTTAATGTAGGAGAGTTTAATGAGGCTAATATTATTTTTGAAAGAAATCCAGCATCAACTTTTTATGGAACTATCACTAAATACTATAAA
Above is a window of Algoriphagus machipongonensis DNA encoding:
- the neuC gene encoding UDP-N-acetylglucosamine 2-epimerase, which gives rise to MSENKKIVFLTGTRADFGKLKSLIEITRNEPGFEVHIFVTGMHMLPEYGYTLKEVEKCGYANIYPFVNHTHEQTMDLSLARTVEGFSNYVRSLSPDLIVIHGDRIEAMAGAIVGALNNILVAHIEGGEVSGTIDELIRHSVSKMSHIHFVSNEKAKDRLVQMGEQETSVMVIGSPDVDLMLSENLPSIEKVKEYYKIPFDSFGLAMFHPVTTEVTTMAQYAKDFVDAIIDSGENMVVVFPNNDLGSSFILKEYKRLEAHDRFRVFPSIRFEYFLTLLKNAQFMVGNSSAGIREAPYYGIPVVNIGTRQQNRALHQDIINCGYAKKEILSALEATKDCDFEKEDLFGDGRSDQMFLESLKKPAFWTLSKQKRFIDWIGK